The stretch of DNA ATGTGAAAGGCACTTTGGTGGTCAAGTAACACAGGCGGTCGCATTTATGGAACAGGTCCTTTTCATCGTCTGGCGCGAATGCGTCGAAGCCCTGTTGGTCGTGGGCATTCTTTACTCCTGGCTCAAGACCAGCCCTGAAGGCCGCCGCGGCCTGCCGTATCTCTGGGGCGGCGTGGCGGGCGGCCTGGCCCTGGCCGGCGCCCTGGCGCTGGTGCTGCTAGGCATCTCCGAATGGTTGAGCGATACGGGACAGGAGTGGTTCCAGGGCATCATGTCGCTGGCGGCCTGCCTGCTCGTTGTCCAGATGGTGCTGTGGATGAAAAGCCACGGCCGCACGCTCAAAAGCGAATTGGAGAGCGGCGCCAAGACCTCGATTGCGAACGACAATTGGTGGGGCTTGTTCGCCCTGGTGGCGATCGCGGTGTCACGCGAGGGCAGCGAGACGGTGGTCTTCCTGTACGGCACGGTTTCGGCGGCCAGCGCCGGCAATGGTCCGGAATCCGTGGCGAGGCTGGTCCTTGGCGGCGTGGCCGGCTTTGCCGCTGCGTTACTGACCTTCTGGCTGCTGCAGCTGGGCGGCAAGCTCATCACCTGGCGGCGTTTTTTCAAACTGACCGAAATCCTGTTGCTGCTCCTGGCGGGCTCCCTGCTGGTAGGCGGTCTGGATCACCTCATCTCGCTGGGCGTGATGCCCACGCTGATGGACCCGGTCTGGGATAGCTCCTGGCTGCTGAGCGACAGTGCCGGCCTGGGCAAGATACTGGCCGATTTTGCGGGCTACCGCGCCTATCCGGCCTTGAGCTCGCTGCTTTGCTGGATTGCCTATTGGCTGGTGGTCTGGACGCTGCTGCGACGTGCAGGCCGCCCTTCGCGGGTGCCGGCAGCGCGGGTGGTGCAATAGTTCGTTGGCCGCATGTGGCACAGGCTGCGAGGGTTGAATCCATGTCTGCCGTGATCGGGCGCGCCAGCGCCCGCTTCGCCGATTTTTTGCGCGATCATGCTGCGCTGCTGCGCAAGCTGCAGTGGGGCATCGTCGCTGTCTATTTTTTCCTGCTGATCGTTCCGGCGGTTTTGCCCTTGCCGGGCAATGCGGCGTCGATGTTCAACAATTTGACCATCGCCGCGCAGTTCGCCTTCTGGGGCATCTGGTGGCCTTTCGTGCTGGTGTCCATGCCGCTGCTGGGACGCGCCTGGTGCGGCTGGCTCTGCCCGGAAGGCATGCTCACCGAATGGGCCAGCGAACGCGGCCGCGGCCATGCCATCCCCAAGTGGTTGCGCTGGGGCGGCTGGCCTTTCGTGGCTTTTGTGCTCACCACGGTGTATGGGCAGCTCGTCAGCGTCTATCAATATCCCTGGGCCGTGCTGGCCGTGCTGGGCGGGTCGACGGCCGCGGCGATCGGCATAGGCTGGTACTACGGCCGCGGCAAGCGCGTCTGGTGCAAATATCTGTGTCCGGTCAACGGCGTGTTCTCGCTCCTGGCCAAGCTGGCACCCTGGCACTACAAGGTCAGCGAAGAGGCCTGGCGTGATTCGCTGTCCTCGGGGCAGCGGGTGATCCGCATCCAGCCCATCAACTGTGCGCCGCTGGTGCCGCTGCGCCACATGAAGGGCGGCAGCGCCTGCCACATGTGCGGCCGCTGCAGCGGCTACCGCGACGCCATCGCGCTGTCGCCGCGTTCGCCGGAAGCCGAGATCGTCGACGTGGCCCAGGCCGATGCCTGGCAGACGGCGCTGATCTGCCTGGGGATGATGGGCATCGCCGTGGGCGCCTTCTTGTGGAGCGCGAGCCCCTGGTATGTGGATCTGAAGCAGATCATCGCCACGTGGCTCATCGACAGGAACATCATGTGGCCTTTGGCCGAGAACGCGCCGTGGTTCATCCTGACGCATTACCCCGACGTCAACGATGTCTTCTCCTGGCTGGACGGCGGCTTGATCCTGGCCTTTGCCCTGGGCGCCGCGGCGGCGGTGGGCGGTTCGCTTTATCTGGCGTTGTGGATCGCGTCGTGGGTGGCGCCTTTGCGGGATACGGCGAACCGCCACCTGGGGCTGCACACGCTGGCCCAGGCGCTCATTCCCGCCGCCGGCATCGGTGTGTTCCTGGGGCTGTCAGCCACCACGATCACGCTGCTCAAGCACGAAGGCATGGGAACGGGGTGGGTGAATCCCGCGCGGTTTGTCTTGCTGGCGCTGGCGATTGCCTGGTCTTTGCGTCTGGCCTGGCGGGTGTTGGGCAAGCGGGCCGTGGGGCTTGGTCGTCGCGGCTTGGCCTGGCTGGTGTTTGCGGCGGGGTTGGGGCCGTTTGTGGCGGCTTGGGTTTTGTTTTTCGCGGTGTGGTGAGTTGAGTTCTTAAGGCCGCCGCGGCTGCCCTGCGCAATTCCGGTGGCGTCCTGGGTGCGGGCATCTTGTATAAATCAAGTCCCTATCGATTTATCAAGAAGCGCCATGCCGTCCTACACCTTTCATCTGGTCAACGTTTTCGCCGAATCGACCTTCGGCGGCAATCCTCTATGCGTGTTCGACGACGCGCGCGGCATGGACGATGCGGCCATGCAGAATCTGGCGGTGCAGTTCAATCTTTCCGAGACGACGTTCGTGCTGCCGTCCGATCAGGCCGATGCGCGCGTGCGCGTTTTTACGCCCGGCTACGAGATGCGCTTCGCGGGGCATCCCACGCTGGGCACGGCGCATGTCGTGCGCGGGGTTCGCGGTTCGGGCGATGCGTTGACGCTGCAATTTGCCGCGGGTCTGGTACCGGTGCGGTCGCAGGGCGATATCTGGACTCTGGTGCCGCCCGTCGATGGCGCGCCGCGCACGCAAGTGCCCGGGCAATCGCCTGCCGATATCGCGGGGCTGCTGGGTTTGTCGGCGGACGATCTGCTGGACGAGCCGCTATGGGTCGATACCGGGGCGGACCAGTTGCTGGTGCCGGTCAAGACCGTCGATGCGGTACGCCGCGCGCGGCCGGATACGGCGCGGATGGAAGAGTGGCCGGTCAGCAGCCTGGAGCGCAAGACGGCCTATGTGTTCGCCTTCACCGGCGAAAAACAGGAAGGGCGCGACGTGGTGCTGTCGCGCTATTTCTTCACCAAGACGGGCGGCGGGGTGGACGAGGATCCGGGCACGGGTTCGGCCTGCGCCAATCTGGGCGGCTGGCTGCTGGCGCGCGGCCAGGAACTGCCGGCCCGCGTGCTGGTGCGCCAGGGCGAGCAGGCCGGACGGCCGTGCACACTGTATCTGGACGTCGACGGGACAATACGCGTGGGCGGGCGGGTCATTGCGCTGGGCAAGGGCGAGATTCATCTGCCCTGATGCGGATGCGCCCGCGATGCCTTGCGTGATCGCGGGCGCGTCTCAGGCCGCGGTTTTTTCTTCGGGCAGCCACTCTTCCAGGGTGACCTCGAACGTCATGCACACATTGTTGCCGCCCGCGATGAACGGTCCGCCGTAGACATTGCCCTCGGGGTCGGCAATGACGCCGGTCAGCGAGGCGCGCAGCGATCCGTCCGGCTGGGATCGGACCTCGCCCGCGAGGCTGACGATCTCTACCGCGGGACCTTTGACCTGGATGAATTTGCCGTCGAGGGTGCCCAGGCAGCCGTCGACCAGGCTGCCCAGAGCGCCGCGCACGAAGGCATTGCGAAAGCCTTCGGCCAGGCAGAGCTTTTCGACGCCTTGGACCAGATCCTCGTTGGGGGCGATGCGCGCATAGGCTATGCGGCCCATGGCGCCGGATTCGACGACCGCCGCTTCAGTCATGATGGTTCTCCTGCAGGGGTTGGATCAGCGCAATATTGGTTTCGGGGTCGAAGGCGACGCGCAGGTCGAATCCATCGAGCGAGGTCACCAGCACCGAAATGGGCTGCAGCCCCACAATGGCGTTCTGCGTGATGATATGACCGCCCTTGGCGGCGCCTTGCGCGGTGCGTAGGGCGGCATGGCAGTGGACGA from Bordetella sp. FB-8 encodes:
- a CDS encoding FTR1 family protein, which codes for MEQVLFIVWRECVEALLVVGILYSWLKTSPEGRRGLPYLWGGVAGGLALAGALALVLLGISEWLSDTGQEWFQGIMSLAACLLVVQMVLWMKSHGRTLKSELESGAKTSIANDNWWGLFALVAIAVSREGSETVVFLYGTVSAASAGNGPESVARLVLGGVAGFAAALLTFWLLQLGGKLITWRRFFKLTEILLLLLAGSLLVGGLDHLISLGVMPTLMDPVWDSSWLLSDSAGLGKILADFAGYRAYPALSSLLCWIAYWLVVWTLLRRAGRPSRVPAARVVQ
- a CDS encoding 4Fe-4S binding protein, whose amino-acid sequence is MSAVIGRASARFADFLRDHAALLRKLQWGIVAVYFFLLIVPAVLPLPGNAASMFNNLTIAAQFAFWGIWWPFVLVSMPLLGRAWCGWLCPEGMLTEWASERGRGHAIPKWLRWGGWPFVAFVLTTVYGQLVSVYQYPWAVLAVLGGSTAAAIGIGWYYGRGKRVWCKYLCPVNGVFSLLAKLAPWHYKVSEEAWRDSLSSGQRVIRIQPINCAPLVPLRHMKGGSACHMCGRCSGYRDAIALSPRSPEAEIVDVAQADAWQTALICLGMMGIAVGAFLWSASPWYVDLKQIIATWLIDRNIMWPLAENAPWFILTHYPDVNDVFSWLDGGLILAFALGAAAAVGGSLYLALWIASWVAPLRDTANRHLGLHTLAQALIPAAGIGVFLGLSATTITLLKHEGMGTGWVNPARFVLLALAIAWSLRLAWRVLGKRAVGLGRRGLAWLVFAAGLGPFVAAWVLFFAVW
- a CDS encoding PhzF family phenazine biosynthesis protein; translation: MPSYTFHLVNVFAESTFGGNPLCVFDDARGMDDAAMQNLAVQFNLSETTFVLPSDQADARVRVFTPGYEMRFAGHPTLGTAHVVRGVRGSGDALTLQFAAGLVPVRSQGDIWTLVPPVDGAPRTQVPGQSPADIAGLLGLSADDLLDEPLWVDTGADQLLVPVKTVDAVRRARPDTARMEEWPVSSLERKTAYVFAFTGEKQEGRDVVLSRYFFTKTGGGVDEDPGTGSACANLGGWLLARGQELPARVLVRQGEQAGRPCTLYLDVDGTIRVGGRVIALGKGEIHLP
- a CDS encoding PPC domain-containing DNA-binding protein, with the translated sequence MTEAAVVESGAMGRIAYARIAPNEDLVQGVEKLCLAEGFRNAFVRGALGSLVDGCLGTLDGKFIQVKGPAVEIVSLAGEVRSQPDGSLRASLTGVIADPEGNVYGGPFIAGGNNVCMTFEVTLEEWLPEEKTAA